The following proteins are encoded in a genomic region of Enterocloster clostridioformis:
- a CDS encoding tyrosine-type recombinase/integrase: MELMESPNFLDHAELLDDNTPQCLNAFHKYLIQHNMSSNTITAYIYSVRHFYTCFDHLNSNNVSLYKAYLLDHYQPQTVNMRIRALNCFLKFQGISDYKIRALRLQQKKYTDYIISQADYEYLKRRLREDEQYTFYFIIRFITATGVRVSELVSFQIEDVINGYKDIYSKGNKMRRVYIPTALQEDTLQWLESECRKKGPLFLSHLKRGISVSGIRSQLKTFAYRYHLDPKVVYPHSFRHRFAKNFIENGGDIAFLSNLLGHTSIETTRIYLRRSSTEQSLIVNQIVDW; this comes from the coding sequence ATGGAACTTATGGAGTCCCCGAATTTCTTGGATCATGCTGAACTTCTTGATGACAATACCCCTCAATGTCTCAATGCTTTTCACAAATATCTAATCCAGCATAACATGTCCTCTAATACAATCACTGCCTACATCTATAGCGTAAGGCATTTTTACACCTGTTTTGATCATCTTAATTCCAATAATGTCAGCCTTTACAAAGCATACCTTTTAGATCACTATCAGCCACAGACAGTCAATATGCGCATCCGCGCCCTGAACTGTTTCTTAAAATTCCAGGGCATCAGTGATTATAAAATACGTGCCCTCCGGCTGCAGCAGAAAAAATATACGGACTACATTATAAGCCAGGCTGACTATGAGTATCTGAAACGCCGGCTTCGTGAGGATGAACAATATACCTTCTATTTTATCATACGCTTTATCACCGCTACCGGGGTCCGTGTCAGTGAATTGGTTTCTTTTCAGATAGAGGATGTGATAAACGGCTATAAAGACATCTATTCAAAGGGAAATAAGATGAGACGCGTCTATATCCCCACCGCTTTGCAGGAGGATACACTCCAGTGGCTGGAATCTGAATGCAGAAAAAAAGGCCCTCTGTTTCTGAGCCACCTCAAACGAGGTATTTCTGTCTCTGGCATCCGCTCCCAGTTAAAGACATTTGCATACCGCTACCATCTTGATCCGAAGGTAGTATATCCTCACTCATTCCGGCATCGTTTCGCTAAAAATTTCATTGAAAATGGCGGAGACATCGCTTTCCTGTCCAACCTTCTGGGCCACACCAGCATCGAAACCACCCGTATCTATCTGAGACGGAGCAGCACGGAACAGTCCCTTATTGTGAATCAGATTGTTGACTGGTAA
- a CDS encoding tyrosine-type recombinase/integrase: MNTTIQEKNEPAFHAYLKKAQASPNTIRSCMAACRLYYSLYDDLTVNHLICFKDYLINHYKAATVNNRIYGINRYLDCLEELCGGQMLHFRLTVIRTQQAAFLDNVISQEDYETFKKMLKDDGNLLWYFVVRFLACTGARVSELIQIKAEHLHLGYIDLYTKGGKVRRLHFPDALCREALEWLAAKGQASGFLFVNRNGNQITSRGISSQLKTLAIRCQIPPETVYPHSFRHRFAKNFLEKFNDISLLADLMGHESIETTRIYLTKSTQEQRELIDKIVTW, encoded by the coding sequence ATGAATACAACTATACAAGAAAAAAATGAACCTGCCTTTCATGCATACCTGAAAAAAGCCCAGGCTTCTCCCAATACGATCCGCAGCTGCATGGCAGCCTGCAGGCTTTATTATTCCCTGTATGATGACCTGACTGTCAATCATCTGATTTGCTTTAAGGATTATCTTATTAATCACTACAAAGCAGCCACGGTAAACAATCGAATATACGGAATCAACCGGTACCTGGACTGCCTTGAAGAGCTTTGCGGCGGCCAAATGCTTCACTTCAGGCTGACTGTCATCCGTACCCAGCAGGCAGCCTTTCTGGATAATGTCATTTCCCAGGAAGATTATGAGACATTTAAGAAAATGCTTAAGGACGACGGAAATCTGCTGTGGTATTTTGTTGTTCGGTTTCTGGCATGTACCGGAGCCAGGGTCAGTGAACTGATACAGATTAAAGCAGAGCATCTGCATCTCGGCTATATTGACCTCTATACAAAGGGCGGGAAAGTGCGCCGTCTCCATTTTCCTGATGCCCTGTGCCGTGAAGCCCTGGAATGGCTGGCTGCGAAGGGACAGGCTTCCGGATTTTTATTTGTCAACCGGAATGGAAACCAGATCACCTCCCGCGGAATCAGCAGTCAGCTTAAGACGCTGGCCATACGCTGTCAGATTCCGCCTGAAACAGTCTATCCTCACTCCTTCCGGCACAGGTTTGCTAAAAATTTCCTTGAAAAGTTTAATGATATCTCCCTTCTTGCCGATTTGATGGGCCACGAAAGCATTGAAACCACCCGCATTTACCTTACAAAATCAACGCAGGAGCAGCGTGAACTGATTGACAAAATAGTTACCTGGTAA
- a CDS encoding putative ABC transporter permease produces the protein MYEYTWYQWLTFFFIYCFFGWIFESTYVSAKTGRFVNRGFLRLPLLPLYGTGAVMMLWVSLPVKDNLLLVYLTGVIAATLLEYVTGWGMERLFKMKYWDYSSQRFNVKGYICLSSSIAWGFLTIFLTEVVHRPIEHYVLGLPVMVNIVFVLITTLLFAADTAESVKTALDLAKVLDAMTDMRAELDDIQVQMALLKAETSERVAEAREEAAARLSRMKSGAASHAAAFKDDTAERLNELVENTMEKMSGFVEGTAEKMGGLVENTAEKVARTAERLSELTEDAAARVSGTLAQRAEGAQQAIQRDELNKGVVQERRDKLAALSQRLVSISEKRHMLSSHMDFYRRGILKGNPTASSSRFAEALKELREVADRKDPDERHIK, from the coding sequence ATGTACGAATATACCTGGTATCAATGGCTTACGTTCTTTTTTATATACTGCTTTTTCGGATGGATTTTTGAATCCACCTATGTTTCCGCGAAAACAGGCCGCTTTGTGAACCGCGGTTTCCTGCGCCTTCCCCTGCTTCCCCTTTACGGAACAGGCGCCGTTATGATGTTGTGGGTATCCCTTCCTGTAAAGGATAACCTGCTCCTGGTGTACCTGACAGGCGTCATCGCCGCCACCCTTCTGGAATACGTCACCGGCTGGGGCATGGAGAGGCTGTTTAAGATGAAATACTGGGATTACAGCAGCCAGCGATTTAACGTGAAAGGATATATCTGCCTCAGCTCCTCCATTGCCTGGGGTTTTCTGACCATCTTTCTTACAGAGGTGGTTCACCGCCCCATCGAGCATTACGTCCTGGGCCTGCCTGTCATGGTCAACATTGTTTTTGTACTGATAACAACCCTGCTGTTTGCAGCGGATACGGCTGAGTCCGTAAAAACCGCCCTGGATTTGGCCAAGGTGCTGGATGCCATGACAGACATGCGGGCTGAACTGGACGATATACAGGTACAGATGGCTCTGTTAAAGGCAGAAACCAGCGAGCGCGTTGCCGAGGCCAGAGAGGAAGCGGCTGCCAGGCTCAGCCGGATGAAGTCAGGAGCTGCCAGCCATGCGGCTGCGTTTAAGGATGACACGGCCGAACGCCTGAATGAGCTGGTTGAGAACACCATGGAGAAAATGAGCGGATTCGTGGAGGGTACCGCCGAAAAGATGGGCGGTCTGGTGGAAAACACAGCCGAAAAGGTGGCCCGGACAGCGGAACGGCTGTCAGAGCTTACGGAGGACGCGGCTGCCAGGGTGTCCGGTACGCTGGCCCAGCGCGCGGAGGGAGCCCAGCAGGCAATACAGCGTGACGAGCTTAACAAAGGTGTTGTCCAGGAGCGCAGGGACAAACTGGCCGCCCTGTCGCAGCGCCTTGTATCCATTTCCGAAAAACGCCATATGCTTTCAAGCCATATGGACTTCTACCGCAGAGGCATACTGAAGGGCAATCCCACCGCCTCCTCTTCCCGGTTCGCAGAAGCGCTGAAGGAACTGCGTGAAGTTGCGGACAGGAAGGACCCGGATGAACGTCATATAAAATAG
- a CDS encoding argininosuccinate lyase has product MRKQTKLVAVLSTAALLAIGASMTSFAATGWAEEDGTWVYYNRDGERATDQWKKSGNNWYWLDSDGEMAIDQLIEDGDNYYYVDINGVMAANQWVAIDNEDAGEDDEPDHYWYYFQANGKALTNGDNDKVSLKTVNGKKYAFDDEGKMLFGWVDENSAERVDNTDGDGFKEGIYYFGGEDDGAMTVGWLQLDITYDEATNDDYKYTAAAFNDDEDQTRWFYFKSNGKKIYAEDGDRTKDKTINGRKYAFDQYGAMVAEWSIDEDDLGNGGIASFSSAIASTSEVVTGKAADSKYTQAWKYFNSVEDGSRVSKGWFKVVSAEYINEEKYNDDEDAWYYADGSGNLYAGEFKTIKGKKYAFRNDGRMLSGLKFILDNGNDNLTVYADDDSTYGFDNEDDFLDNAVDFYEPNGYKCYYFGGDDDGAMRTNKTTVPFDGDNYNFYFEKSGGSKGAGVTGEKDNKLYQSGMLLKADSDDKYIVVEKVTTTENGKTTTTYTKLDDAKDFLNAAGVVSTDELTGKASDASVAIGNGNTKKAEDLSEAYSITYKEASATDNVKYEYILVNTSGKVVDGKTKSKDGNDYYYVTKKKADGTNSIVAVYVED; this is encoded by the coding sequence GAGATGGCGAGAGAGCAACTGATCAGTGGAAGAAATCCGGTAACAACTGGTATTGGTTAGATAGTGATGGCGAAATGGCTATCGATCAGCTGATTGAGGATGGCGACAACTATTATTATGTAGACATCAACGGTGTTATGGCAGCTAACCAGTGGGTAGCGATTGACAACGAGGATGCGGGCGAGGATGACGAGCCGGATCATTACTGGTATTACTTCCAGGCTAATGGTAAGGCATTAACCAACGGAGACAATGACAAAGTTTCTTTAAAGACGGTAAACGGCAAAAAGTATGCTTTTGATGACGAAGGCAAGATGTTGTTTGGCTGGGTAGATGAGAACAGTGCTGAGCGTGTAGACAATACAGACGGTGACGGCTTTAAGGAAGGTATCTACTACTTCGGCGGCGAGGATGACGGTGCTATGACCGTTGGCTGGCTGCAGCTTGACATCACATACGATGAAGCCACCAATGACGACTATAAGTATACCGCAGCAGCATTTAACGATGATGAGGATCAGACACGTTGGTTTTATTTTAAGTCCAATGGTAAGAAGATTTATGCTGAAGACGGAGACCGTACCAAAGATAAAACTATTAACGGCAGGAAGTATGCATTTGATCAGTATGGTGCAATGGTAGCTGAATGGTCTATTGATGAGGATGACCTCGGCAACGGTGGTATTGCTTCCTTTAGCTCTGCAATTGCGTCAACTAGTGAAGTTGTTACTGGTAAGGCAGCTGATTCTAAATATACCCAGGCATGGAAATACTTCAACAGCGTTGAAGATGGTTCCCGCGTAAGCAAGGGTTGGTTCAAAGTAGTATCTGCTGAATATATTAATGAAGAGAAATATAACGACGATGAGGATGCATGGTACTACGCAGATGGTAGTGGCAATCTGTATGCCGGTGAGTTCAAGACCATCAAAGGTAAGAAGTATGCATTCCGCAATGATGGTCGTATGCTGAGCGGCTTGAAGTTCATCTTGGATAACGGTAATGATAACTTAACCGTATATGCGGATGATGACAGCACATATGGTTTTGATAACGAGGATGATTTCCTGGATAATGCTGTTGATTTCTATGAGCCAAATGGCTATAAGTGCTACTATTTCGGTGGCGATGATGATGGTGCCATGAGAACAAATAAGACAACCGTTCCATTTGACGGCGATAATTATAACTTCTACTTCGAGAAATCAGGTGGCAGCAAGGGCGCTGGTGTAACCGGCGAAAAGGATAATAAGCTGTACCAGTCTGGTATGCTTTTGAAGGCGGACTCCGATGATAAATATATTGTAGTTGAAAAGGTTACAACAACCGAGAATGGCAAGACTACAACAACTTACACTAAATTAGACGATGCGAAAGATTTCCTGAATGCTGCAGGTGTAGTTTCTACGGATGAGTTAACTGGCAAGGCCTCAGATGCTTCCGTAGCTATCGGTAATGGCAATACCAAAAAGGCTGAAGATTTGTCCGAGGCTTACTCCATTACGTATAAGGAGGCATCTGCAACCGATAATGTTAAGTATGAGTATATTCTTGTAAATACATCCGGCAAGGTAGTTGATGGAAAAACAAAGAGCAAGGACGGAAATGATTACTACTATGTAACCAAGAAGAAGGCCGATGGAACCAACAGCATTGTAGCTGTATATGTTGAGGATTAA
- a CDS encoding choline-binding protein, whose amino-acid sequence MIKKTFFAAFSLAFSLAVSLAAATPISVLADTSSNTIIMENCGAYLFEWRPVDCGNGRAFAILVGGNTISESNVILNRGYDYAYTFNPMTYSRPWGSVPDLVNIDGVWAIPENEGTLPEGSQTYTRIVLLTNNTNMDTKERYVDVVHLPNGVDTSTLPPEVRKYLINVDGSDAGAFEGTITSGWVQEGDIWKYRTTDGTFITNSWVQVDEKSYYMNEEGIMLADTITPDGYYVNTKGEKTSYIPGWLQDGASWKYVRKNGYYAANQWIQDADGKWYYFDMAAVMLANATTPDGYYVDANGVWDGQPASAVTGGENPGPGVTTASDTEG is encoded by the coding sequence ATGATTAAGAAAACATTTTTTGCCGCATTCTCTCTTGCGTTTTCTCTTGCGGTCTCTCTTGCGGCGGCCACTCCGATTTCCGTTTTGGCGGATACCTCCTCCAATACAATTATAATGGAAAACTGTGGAGCGTATCTCTTTGAATGGCGCCCTGTTGACTGTGGCAATGGGCGGGCATTTGCCATTCTTGTGGGAGGAAATACGATTTCAGAAAGCAATGTAATCTTAAACAGAGGATATGATTATGCCTATACTTTTAATCCCATGACCTATTCAAGACCATGGGGCAGCGTTCCTGATTTAGTAAATATTGACGGCGTATGGGCCATTCCAGAAAACGAGGGGACATTGCCAGAAGGAAGCCAGACTTATACGCGTATTGTGCTGCTTACCAATAATACAAACATGGATACGAAGGAGCGATATGTAGATGTAGTCCATCTTCCTAATGGTGTGGATACATCTACTCTCCCGCCTGAGGTACGTAAATATCTTATCAATGTAGACGGCTCAGATGCAGGTGCCTTCGAAGGGACCATTACATCCGGATGGGTTCAGGAGGGTGATATCTGGAAATATCGCACAACAGATGGTACCTTTATAACAAACAGTTGGGTACAGGTAGATGAAAAATCTTATTATATGAATGAAGAAGGAATCATGCTGGCCGACACCATTACCCCCGATGGATATTATGTAAATACAAAGGGTGAGAAGACCAGCTACATACCTGGCTGGCTCCAGGACGGCGCAAGCTGGAAATATGTGAGAAAAAACGGATATTATGCAGCCAATCAATGGATTCAGGACGCAGATGGGAAGTGGTACTATTTTGACATGGCGGCCGTCATGCTGGCCAATGCCACCACTCCTGACGGCTATTACGTGGATGCCAACGGCGTATGGGATGGACAGCCTGCCTCTGCTGTTACAGGAGGTGAAAATCCCGGACCAGGAGTTACCACAGCTTCTGATACTGAAGGATAA